A genomic stretch from Acropora palmata chromosome 13, jaAcrPala1.3, whole genome shotgun sequence includes:
- the LOC141862973 gene encoding uncharacterized protein LOC141862973: protein MPSLTEIRDMLLFAHSDNLIREEECLLLYDLNKSDNLELPYWSYDQFDLDLLNDDECKSEFRFYKRDVYLLAEVLQIPEQIQCYNRLVVDGIEALCIFLTRFAYPCRYSDMLPRFARPVLQTHNHRLPSFNQPWLSQASLQNYADVIHATGAPLPNCWGFIDGTVRPVSRPGKNQRVLYNGHKRVHAIKFQSIVAPNGLIANLFGPVEGRRHDSGMLAESGLLADLQRHSFSPLGQPLCVYGDPAYPLNIHLQGPFKGVRITPIQNEYNTAMSRVRASVEWVFGDLINYFAFMDFKKNLKIRLSAVGKMYIVCGLLTNARTCLYQSVTSSYFGLDPPPLEVYFQ, encoded by the coding sequence ATGCCCTCTTTAACAGAAATTAGAGATATGTTGCTGTTTGCTCACAGCGATAATTTGATAAGGGAAGAAGAATGTTTGCTGTTATATGATTTAAACAAGTCAGACAACCTTGAGCTACCGTATTGGAGTTATGACCAGTTTGACCTTGATCTTTTGAATGACGATGAATGCAAGTCAGAATTCAGATTCTACAAGAGAGACGTATACCTTCTTGCTGAAGTGTTGCAGATTCCGGAACAAATACAATGCTATAATCGTCTTGTTGTCGATGGGATCGAAGCTCTTTGTATATTTCTTACGCGGTTTGCATATCCTTGTAGATATTCAGATATGCTGCCAAGGTTTGCAAGACCTGTCCTTCAAACACACAACCACCGTTTACCAAGTTTTAACCAGCCATGGCTCTCTCAGGCCAGTCTTCAGAATTATGCCGATGTAATTCATGCTACCGGGGCTCCACTTCCTAATTGCTGGGGTTTTATCGATGGAACAGTCAGGCCAGTTTCTAGGCCTGGGAAAAATCAAAGAGTTCTGTACAACGGGCACAAGAGGGtccatgcaataaaatttcagTCAATTGTGGCCCCAAATGGTTTGATAGCTAACCTCTTTGGCCCAGTCGAGGGAAGACGACATGACAGCGGCATGCTGGCAGAGTCAGGTTTACTTGCCGACTTGCAACGTCACTCGTTCTCTCCTCTTGGACAACCTTTGTGTGTTTATGGGGATCCGGCTTACCCCCTTAACATACACCTCCAAGGACCATTCAAAGGAGTCAGGATCACCCCTATACAGAATGAGTACAACACTGCAATGAGTCGTGTTAGAGCATCAGTGGAGTGGGTTTTTGGGGACTTGATAAACTACTTCGCTTTTATGGATTTTaagaagaatttgaaaattcgtTTAAGCGCAGTTGGTAAAATGTACATCGTGTGCGGCTTGCTGACAAATGCCCGCACTTGTCTTTACCAGTCCGTAACATCGTCATATTTTGGCTTGGACCCACCACCACTGGAAGTTTATTTTCAGTGA